A portion of the Oncorhynchus clarkii lewisi isolate Uvic-CL-2024 chromosome 27, UVic_Ocla_1.0, whole genome shotgun sequence genome contains these proteins:
- the LOC139386289 gene encoding E3 ubiquitin-protein ligase rnf168: MPPVSEMEMAAPEGGSTGGLTRADCLCPVCLEIFLEPVTLPCSHTFCKPCFLETVDKANLCCPLCRKRVSTWARINGRNKTLVNDELWQRVQAEFPMQCQRRLSGQEEEEDGNILVPGPKVSLPGEVRREYEDQISKILEEKRALEEAERKASEEYIQCLLADEKERLEEERRRQEETQLENDNKLARLLSQELNPRPESQNITWTNDITPAKKKRNTNAGDIEKFLSPIPQRHNSNSETSPTSSFMANKENILHSESKPWSSKVPAEQTMPLLEFYPESYRTACEASTSSERMVYHLTVPSGNSLACTPLHGTPKRGVTSAKRKSCDIEGPNEGKADVVVSKLLCPSSSSSRHAADRGEVALVDLGEKALLLQELAQREKVLFSRMQQEQEDRQLAFQLQRQLDREEAVRAVDRSKGSSDQYQLRQKPDSSSRPEGSGRSRDSRGRSRTSTENRNTVERRQLSGPSSTTNKGERSSTISSAAASTSKPLKKSSKQATLTEMFPSLGS, encoded by the exons ATGCCGCCAGTGTCTGAAATGGAGATGGCCGCGCCAGAGGGGGGAAGCACGGGGGGGTTGACCCGAGCGGACTGCCTCTGCCCTGTGTGCCTGGAGATCTTCCTGGAGCCGGTGACGTTGCCGTGCAGCCACACCTTCTGCAAGCCTTGCTTCTTGGAGACGGTGGACAAGGCCAATCTGTGCTGCCCGCTGTGTCGCAAGCGGGTGTCCACATGGGCACGAATCAATGGCAGGAACAAGACGCTGGTCAATGATGAGCTGTGGCAGCGGGTGCAGGCTGAGTTCCCCATGCAGTGCCAACGCAGGCTCagtggacaggaggaggaggaggatggaaacA TATTGGTCCCCGGACCCAAAGTCAGTCTGCCTGGAGAGGTacggagagagtatgaggatcaAATCAGCAAG ATATTAGAGGAGAAGCGTGCcctggaggaggcagagaggaaagCAAGTGAGGAGTACATCCAGTGCCTCCTCGCAGACGAGAAAGAGcgcctggaggaggagaggaggcggcAAGAGGAGACGCAGCTGGAGAATGACAACAAGCTGGCCAGACTGCTCAGCCAGGAGCTG AATCCAAGACCTGAGTCACAGAACATCACGTGGACTAACGACATCACCCCAGCAAAGAAGAAGCGGAACACCAACGCTGGAGATATAGAGAA GTTCTTGTCCCCAATTCCACAAAGACACAACAGCAACTCCGAGACTAGTCCCACCTCCAGCTTTATGGCTAACAAG GAGAACATCTTGCACTCAGAGAGTAAGCCTTGGTCTTCCAAAGTGCCAGCAGAGCAAACAATGCCCTTGCTAGAATTCTACCCGGAGAGCTACCGCACGGCGTGTGAGGCCTCAACGTCATCAGAGCGCATGGTGTACCATCTGACCGTCCCCTCAGGAAATTCACTGGCATGCACACCCCTCCACGGCACCCCGAAGAGAGGCGTGACCTCGGCAAAGAGGAAGAGCTGTGACATTGAGGGGCCAAACGAAGGGAAAGCAGACGTCGTGGTCAGTAAGCTGCTCTGTCCTTCATCCTCGTCATCTCGCCATGCTGCAGATAGAGGAGAGGTGGCCCTAGTCGACCTAGGGGAGAAGGCCCTGCTGCTCCAGGAGCTGGCCCAGAGAGAGAAGGTGCTCTTCAGCCGCATGCAACAGGAGCAGGAGGACCGGCAGCTGGCTTTCCAGCTGCAGAGGCAGTTGGACCGCGAGGAGGCCGTCCGCGCAGTAGACCGCAGCAAGGGCTCCAGCGACCAGTACCAGCTCCGCCAGAAACCTGACTCCAGCTCCAGGCCAGAGGGTAGTGGTCGAAGCAGGGACAGCAGGGGGCGCTCACGTACCTCCACTGAGAACAGGAACACAGTGGAGAGGAGGCAGCTGTCTGGGCCCTCATCTACCACCAATAAGGGGGAAAGGAGCTCCACCATCTCCAGCGCTGCTGCCTCAACCTCCAAGCCACTGAAGAAGAGCAGTAAGCAGGCCACCCTTACAGAGATGTTCCCCAGTCTGGGCAGCTGA